One genomic segment of Zymoseptoria tritici IPO323 chromosome 5, whole genome shotgun sequence includes these proteins:
- a CDS encoding nucleolar GTP-binding protein 1, producing the protein MKVTWKDIAPVPTSQEFLDIVLSRTQRRLPTQIRAGFKIHRIRAFYIRKVKYTSETFAEKISAILDGFPRLADIHPFHKDLLNTLYDADHFRIALGQLNTAKGLIETVSRDYIRLLKYGQSLFQCKQLKRAALGRMATICKRLKDPLVYLEQVRQHLGRLPGIDPNTRTLLICGYPNVGKSSFLKNISRADVDVQPYAFTTKSLFVGHFDYKMLRFQAIDTPGILDHPLEEMNTIEMQSITAIAHLRSAIMYFMDLSEQCGYSVQAQIALFESIKPLFANKLVFIVINKIDVMRPEDLDAETQEQLQKLLKGANIEMLQLSCTTTEGLMNVRNAVCDRLLAERNAQKLTAGTNASGEVTGRLGDVLRRIHVAQPLGGVKWEPSIPEAALNKMKYDKDDPNRPKLMRDIEEENGGAGVFNVNLKDNYLLENDEWKYDKIPEVVDGKNVYDFIDPDIEAKLAALEEEEERLEADGHYDEEEDLEDAEDADIAYKAELIREKRQLIKNENKMRKSLKNRAVIPRSKKAVEMEKMEAALQKAGYDTSAIAERARSQSRGRVKSRADTESAYDPDAMDLDEDKKARLSRSISVARARSQSTNRRDDGVTDVTARSKADRLAKLGQKKMNRMARQGEADRHTTAAKPKWLIAGKRGAGSTRSR; encoded by the coding sequence ATGAAGGTGACGTGGAAAGATATCGCGCCGGTGCCGACCTCGCAGGAATTCCTCGACATCGTCCTCTCCCGCACACAACGCCGCCTGCCTACGCAAATCCGAGCGGGTTTCAAAATTCACCGCATTCGAGCCTTCTACATTCGAAAAGTCAAGTACACCTCGGAGACGTTCGCCGAGAAGATCTCAGCCATTCTGGACGGATTCCCACGTCTCGCCGACATCCATCCTTTCCACAAAGATCTGCTCAACACACTCTACGATGCCGACCATTTCCGGATAGCCTTGGGTCAGCTGAACACCGCAAAAGGACTCATTGAGACCGTATCGCGAGATTATATCCGTCTGTTGAAGTATGGACAGAGTCTGTTTCAATGCAAGCAGCTCAAGCGCGCTGCGCTGGGTCGCATGGCCACAATCTGCAAGCGACTGAAAGACCCGCTTGTCTACCTCGAGCAAGTGCGACAGCATCTTGGTCGTCTTCCCGGAATCGACCCCAACACTCGCACACTTCTGATCTGCGGATACCCGAATGTCGGCAAATCCTCTTTCCTCAAGAACATCTCCCGAGCCGACGTTGACGTTCAACCTTACGCTTTCACCACAAAGTCGCTGTTCGTGGGACATTTCGACTACAAGATGCTGCGTTTCCAAGCGATCGACACACCGGGTATTTTGGACCACCCCCTTGAAGAGATGAACACTATCGAGATGCAAAGTATCACAGCCATTGCGCATTTGCGAAGTGCCATCATGTACTTCATGGATTTGAGTGAGCAGTGTGGATACAGTGTGCAGGCACAAATTGCTCTGTTTGAGAGCATCAAGCCTCTTTTCGCCAATAAGCTTGTGTTCATCGTGATCAACAAGATCGATGTGATGCGCCCAGAGGATCTCGATGCGGAAACACAGGAGCAATTGCAGAAGTTGTTGAAGGGAGCGAACATTGAGATGCTCCAGCTCTCTTGCACAACGACTGAGGGTCTGATGAATGTTCGAAATGCGGTTTGTGACAGACTCCTGGCCGAGCGAAACGCACAGAAGCTCACCGCTGGTACCAATGCGTCTGGCGAGGTTACTGGACGACTCGGCGATGTTCTCAGAAGAATCCACGTTGCGCAGCCACTGGGTGGTGTGAAGTGGGAGCCATCCATTCCTGAAGCAGCGCTCAACAAGATGAAGTACGACAAAGACGACCCGAACAGGCCCAAGCTTATGCGCgacatcgaggaggagaatggtGGAGCCGGCGTATTCAACGTCAACCTCAAAGACAACTATCTCCTCGAAAACGACGAATGGAAGTACGACAAGATTCCAGAAGTCGTGGACGGCAAGAACGTATACGACTTCATCGATCCCGACATCGAGGCCAAGCTCGCCGCcctggaggaagaggaggagcgcCTCGAGGCTGACGGCCAttacgatgaggaggaggacctcGAAGATGCGGAGGATGCGGACATTGCCTACAAGGCGGAGCTGATCCGCGAGAAGAGACAGCTGATTAAGAACGAGAACAAGATGCGGAAGTCGCTGAAGAACCGTGCTGTCATTCCTCGATCAAAGAAGGcagtggagatggagaagatggaggctGCTCTCCAAAAGGCCGGCTACGACACTTCAGCAATCGCCGAGCGTGCCCGCTCGCAATCGCGAGGACGTGTTAAGAGCCGCGCCGACACCGAAAGCGCATACGATCCCGATGCTATGGACCTTGATGAGGACAAGAAGGCCCGTCTGTCTCGCAGCATCTCTGTTGCACGTGCGAGAAGCCAGAGCACCAACAGGAGAGATGACGGTGTCACGGATGTGACTGCACGTAGCAAGGCCGATCGTCTTGCGAAGTTGGGCCAGAAGAAGATGAACAGAATGGCTCGACAGGGTGAGGCTGATAGGCATACGACTGCTGCGAAGCCGAAGTGGCTCATTGCTGGAAAGAGAGGTGCTGGTAGCACGAGAAGTCGTTAA